The Pseudomonas baetica genome includes a region encoding these proteins:
- the glcE gene encoding glycolate oxidase subunit GlcE: MADFDASSALLDQVNQARANATPLKIQGGNSKAFLGREVAGEVLDTRAHRGIVRYDPTELVVTVRAGTPLSELLAALDAAGQMLPCEPPAFGEGATVGGMIATGLSGPRRPWSGSVRDFVLGTRVITGLGQHLRFGGEVMKNVAGYDLSRLMAGSYGCLGVLTEVSLKVLPKPRQCLSIRLDIDCTRALANLAEWGQQPLPISAACHDGASLYLRLEGGEGSVTAAHQRLGGEPLDSVFWRDLNEQRLPFFDEGLPLWRLSLPNNLGPLDLPGAQLIDWAGAQRWLKSDKPHIQILAQELGGHATCFTHGASDSPFQPLAWTLLRYHRQLKAQLDPQGLFNPGRMYAEF; this comes from the coding sequence ATGGCCGACTTCGATGCCAGCAGCGCCCTGCTCGATCAGGTCAATCAAGCGCGCGCCAACGCCACGCCACTGAAGATTCAGGGCGGCAACAGCAAGGCTTTCCTTGGGCGCGAAGTGGCCGGCGAAGTGCTCGACACCCGCGCGCATCGCGGCATCGTTCGTTATGACCCGACTGAATTGGTGGTCACTGTACGTGCCGGTACGCCGTTGTCCGAGCTGCTCGCCGCGCTGGACGCTGCCGGGCAAATGTTGCCGTGCGAGCCGCCGGCATTCGGCGAAGGCGCCACGGTCGGCGGCATGATCGCCACCGGGCTGTCCGGGCCACGGCGACCATGGTCGGGCTCGGTACGCGATTTCGTCCTCGGCACGCGAGTGATCACCGGCCTTGGCCAGCACTTGCGCTTCGGCGGTGAAGTGATGAAAAACGTCGCCGGTTATGACCTGTCGCGGCTGATGGCTGGCAGTTACGGCTGCCTCGGCGTGTTGACTGAAGTGTCGCTGAAAGTCCTGCCCAAACCTCGGCAATGCCTGAGCATCCGCCTCGATATCGACTGCACCCGCGCCTTGGCCAATCTTGCCGAATGGGGCCAGCAACCACTGCCGATCAGCGCGGCGTGTCACGACGGCGCCAGTTTGTACCTGCGCCTGGAGGGCGGCGAAGGCTCGGTGACGGCGGCGCATCAACGCTTGGGCGGCGAGCCACTGGACTCGGTGTTCTGGCGTGACTTGAACGAGCAACGTTTGCCGTTTTTCGATGAAGGCCTGCCGCTTTGGCGCTTATCGCTGCCGAACAATCTCGGCCCACTGGACTTGCCCGGCGCGCAACTGATCGACTGGGCCGGCGCGCAACGCTGGCTGAAATCCGACAAACCGCACATCCAGATCCTCGCCCAGGAGCTCGGCGGTCACGCCACGTGCTTCACTCACGGCGCCAGCGACTCGCCGTTCCAGCCGTTGGCCTGGACCCTGCTGCGCTATCACCGGCAACTCAAGGCGCAACTCGACCCGCAAGGGCTGTTCAACCCCGGTCGTATGTACGCGGAGTTCTAG
- the glcD gene encoding glycolate oxidase subunit GlcD has product MNILYDERLDGPLPVVDKAKLLKVMQQALPDLDLLWREEELKPYECDGLSAYRTTPMLVALPRRLEQVQTLLKLCHQHNVPVVARGAGTGLSGGALPLEQGLLLVMARFNNILHIDPAARTARVQPGVRNLAISQAAAPFGLYYAPDPSSQIACSIGGNVAENAGGVHCLKYGLTVHNLLKIEVLTIEGERLTLGSDALDSAGFDLLALFTGSEGLLGIITEVTVKLLPKPQVAKVLLASFDSVEKAGRAVAEIIAAGIIPGGLEMMDNLAIRAAEDFIHAGYPVDAEAILLCELDGVEADVHDDCQRVREVMTEAGATEVRQARDEAERVRFWAGRKNAFPAIGRLSPDYYCMDGTIPRRELPGVLQGIARLGEEYNLRVANVFHAGDGNMHPLILFDANQPGELHRAEALGGKILELCVQVGGSITGEHGVGREKINQMCAQFNSDELSLFHAVKAAFDPKGLLNPGKNIPTLHRCAEFGAMHIHAGQLPFPELERF; this is encoded by the coding sequence ATGAACATTCTTTACGACGAACGCCTCGACGGCCCGCTCCCCGTCGTTGATAAGGCGAAGCTGCTCAAGGTTATGCAGCAGGCGCTGCCGGATCTCGACCTTCTCTGGCGTGAGGAAGAACTCAAACCCTACGAATGCGATGGATTGTCGGCCTATCGGACCACGCCCATGCTGGTCGCCCTGCCCCGGCGACTGGAACAGGTGCAGACCCTGCTCAAGCTCTGCCATCAACACAACGTGCCGGTGGTCGCGCGTGGCGCCGGCACCGGGTTGTCCGGCGGGGCCTTGCCACTGGAACAAGGTCTGCTGCTGGTGATGGCGCGATTCAACAACATCCTGCACATCGACCCGGCCGCGCGCACCGCACGCGTCCAGCCGGGCGTGCGCAATCTGGCAATCTCCCAGGCTGCCGCACCGTTCGGGCTGTATTACGCGCCGGATCCGTCGTCGCAAATCGCCTGCTCGATCGGCGGCAATGTCGCGGAAAACGCCGGTGGCGTGCACTGCCTCAAGTACGGTTTGACGGTGCACAACCTGCTGAAAATCGAAGTGCTGACCATCGAAGGCGAACGCCTGACGCTGGGCTCCGACGCCCTCGATTCAGCGGGTTTCGACCTGCTCGCGCTGTTCACCGGTTCCGAAGGCTTGCTGGGGATCATCACCGAGGTCACGGTCAAACTGCTGCCCAAACCCCAGGTCGCCAAGGTGCTGCTGGCCAGTTTCGATTCCGTGGAAAAAGCCGGGCGCGCCGTGGCCGAAATCATCGCGGCGGGCATTATTCCCGGAGGCCTGGAAATGATGGACAACCTCGCCATCCGCGCAGCTGAGGATTTCATCCATGCCGGATACCCGGTGGATGCCGAAGCCATCCTGCTGTGCGAACTCGATGGTGTCGAAGCGGATGTCCACGACGATTGCCAGCGGGTGCGCGAGGTCATGACCGAGGCCGGTGCCACCGAAGTGCGCCAGGCCCGTGACGAAGCCGAGCGCGTGCGCTTCTGGGCCGGGCGCAAGAATGCCTTCCCGGCCATTGGCCGCCTGTCGCCGGATTATTACTGCATGGATGGCACCATCCCGCGTCGCGAACTGCCCGGCGTGTTGCAAGGCATCGCTCGCCTCGGCGAGGAATACAACTTGCGCGTGGCCAACGTGTTCCATGCCGGCGACGGCAATATGCACCCGCTGATCCTGTTCGACGCCAACCAACCCGGCGAACTGCACCGCGCCGAAGCCCTTGGCGGCAAGATACTGGAACTGTGCGTGCAGGTCGGCGGCAGCATCACCGGCGAACACGGGGTCGGCCGCGAGAAAATCAATCAGATGTGCGCGCAGTTCAACAGTGACGAACTGAGCCTGTTTCACGCGGTTAAAGCCGCGTTTGACCCAAAGGGCCTGCTCAACCCCGGCAAGAACATCCCGACCCTGCACCGCTGCGCCGAATTCGGTGCGATGCATATTCATGCCGGGCAACTACCGTTCCCTGAACTGGAGCGCTTCTGA
- a CDS encoding alpha/beta fold hydrolase — translation MLLLFVALAVFVAWSWLSYPAVGHWLYDLSMALEAKLYKLHKIEVPITEMTVSTWQGGPYEAASAILMLHGYSADKNLWLRFARHFVREYRVIIPDLAGHGETGFKAGGGYDIPVQAKRMIQLLDVCGVEKVHVIGNSMGGYIAAWLAATYPERIASVALIDPAGVTAPQASDMERHLARGHNPFLINSREEFQQFYAMTMAEPPWVPKLVLDAIAQRYERQRDELEEIFRDFRASAPMEPKLADIKCPALLLWGRKDRLIDVSSVPIWSKGIANLQVDVWDGVGHMPMVEQPANTARLYREFLGKQR, via the coding sequence ATGCTTTTGCTGTTTGTCGCTCTCGCGGTTTTCGTGGCCTGGAGCTGGTTGAGTTACCCGGCGGTAGGTCATTGGCTATATGACCTGAGCATGGCCCTTGAGGCCAAGTTGTATAAATTGCACAAAATCGAGGTGCCGATCACCGAGATGACGGTTTCGACCTGGCAAGGCGGGCCCTACGAGGCGGCCAGCGCGATATTGATGCTGCACGGCTACAGCGCCGACAAAAATCTGTGGCTGCGCTTTGCCCGGCATTTTGTCCGCGAGTACCGGGTGATCATCCCGGATCTGGCCGGCCATGGTGAAACCGGCTTCAAGGCCGGCGGTGGCTACGATATCCCGGTGCAGGCCAAGCGCATGATCCAGTTGCTCGACGTCTGCGGCGTGGAAAAAGTCCATGTGATCGGCAACTCGATGGGCGGCTACATCGCCGCGTGGCTGGCCGCAACCTACCCGGAGCGGATCGCCTCAGTGGCACTGATCGACCCGGCCGGCGTCACGGCACCGCAGGCCAGCGACATGGAGCGGCATCTGGCCCGTGGGCACAACCCGTTTCTGATCAACTCCCGGGAAGAGTTCCAGCAGTTTTATGCAATGACCATGGCTGAGCCGCCGTGGGTGCCGAAGCTGGTACTGGACGCCATTGCCCAGCGCTATGAACGACAACGAGATGAACTGGAAGAGATCTTCCGCGATTTCCGTGCCAGTGCGCCGATGGAGCCAAAACTGGCCGACATCAAATGCCCGGCGCTGTTGCTGTGGGGGCGCAAGGATCGGCTGATCGACGTCAGCAGCGTACCGATCTGGAGCAAGGGCATCGCCAATCTGCAGGTGGACGTCTGGGACGGCGTCGGACACATGCCGATGGTCGAACAACCGGCGAATACGGCGCGCCTGTATCGGGAGTTTCTGGGTAAGCAACGATAA